In Candidatus Omnitrophota bacterium, the genomic window ATTGTTAAAAATAGCTTGACTCGTAAAAAAGATATAGTTATAAAAGAAGACGGGCAGGTGATAGTGATTCTGCCGGATTGTGATAAAGAAAATGTTTTAATGGTTGTTGGCAGGATAAGGGAAGGCATATCAAAATATTTGGCTGCTTACGATTTGACAGAGGGAGTAAAAATTAAGGTTGGGCACGCTACTTTTCCTGATGAAGCTAAAAATGATGAGGATTTAGTGCTCATAGCAGAATCAAGTAATTATAGTTAATTAAACGGAGGAAAGAATGGGAAAGAAAAAGATATTAGTAGTTGATGATGAGCCAAGTTTGGTTGAGATGTTGAAGATGAGGCTTGAGCTAAACGATTTTAACGTAGTTACTGCCTCTGATGGGCAGGAAGGCATGTTAAAAGCCAAGAGCGAAAAACCCGACTTGATCCTTTTAGATATTCTTATGCCCAATATGGACGGGTATTCGTTTGTCAGGGAAATAAAAGCTGACGAATCATTGAGAAATACAAATGTTATCGTTTTGACTGCTAAAGCAGGGATGAAAGATTTGTTTGCTATTGAAGGAATTAAACATTATGTGGAGAAACCTTTTGAATATAGTGATCTTTTAGCTAAGATTAATTCGTTATTAGGTTAAATTGCAAGGCAACTTAGGGCTTTTGAAGCAGGAGGAATAAGCAACATGGATAAAAAAAGAATTCTTGTGGTTGACGATGAATCACAGTTAGTTGAATTGATTCAGATGCGCCTTGAGGCCAATGGTTTTGAGGTTATCACTGCCTATAACGGCCAGGAGGCTTTGGATAAAGCCCGGCAGGAAAAACCCGATTTAATTATATTAGACCTTATGCTTCCTAAGATTGACGGTTATAAGGTCTGTCGGATGTTAAAATTTGACGAGAAATATAAAAATATTCCTGTAATATTGTTTACCGCTAGGGCGCAGGAAGATGATATTATCCTGGGGCAAAAAGTCGGCGGAGATGCGTATATTACTAAGCCGTTTGATCCAGATGCTTTGCTTGCTAAGATAAAAGAATTATTGAAATAGGTTTTTAAGATTAATTAGGGAGGGAATTTAATGGAAAAGAAGAAGATATTGATTGTTGATGATGAAAAAGACCTTGTTGATTCAGTTAAGATAGCCCTTGAGGTAAATCATTATGCAGTATTTGCCGCTTATGACGGAGAACAGGCTTTTCAAATGGTTGAGGAAGTAAACCCTGATTTGATTGTTTTGGATATCATGCTTCCTAAGAAAGATGGTTTCCAGGTTTGCGAACAGTTGAAAAAAGACCCGAAATACGCGAATATCCCTGTGATTATGCTAACTGCTAAAGAACAAGAAGAGGATATTAAACTTGCAAAAAAAGTAGGTGCTAATGCGTATATTTCAAAACCGTTCGAAATCGGGCTTCTGTTTTATAATATTACAAATTTGCTTAAATAGCTGTAAGCTAACAGAAGTATTCTCTTAGAAGTGCTTCAAGCAGATGCAGGAGGTTTGGATGGAGAAGAAAAAGATACTAGTTGTAGACGATGAAGAGGATTTAATTAAATTTGTCAAAGTAAGGCTTGAGGCTAATAATTACGAAGTATTTTTTGCTTATGACGGTCAAGAAGCGCTTAATGTAATAGATGAAGTTAATCCGGATCTATTAATTTTAGATATTATGCTTCCAAAAAAGAATGGTTATGAAGTTTGTGAGAAGCTCAAGAAAGACCCTAAATATTCACACCTACCTATACTAATGCTCACAGCTAAAGATCAGCAAAGAGACGTGGATCTGGCAAAAGAAATGGGAGCAGATGCTTTTATTTGTAAGCCGTTTGAGGCTGAGCTTTTGCTTTACGATATCAAGAATTTGCTCCACTTGTCTTAAGATTTAATTAAACGGAGGCTTTATGTCAAAGAGTGTAAATATTGATGTACTCTTAAAAAAAGGTGTAGTCACGCAAGACCAGATTAATAGCGCAAAAGAGGAAGCAGCAAAGACCGGCATGACTATAGATAAAGCTCTTGAAAGACTGGGTTTTATTTCTCAGGTTGATATAGGCAATATAATTGCTGATTCAATCGGGGTGCCTTTTATTGACTTAAGCGATTATCTAATTGATCCGGATGTTATTAAATTTATTCCTGAATCAATAGCAATGAAATATAGGGTTGTTCCTTTATTTAAGATTGGGGACAGCCTAACTATTGCTATGGCAGACCCTCAGGACATCATTGCTATGGATGAAATAAGGATTAAGTCCGGATTATCTTCTATTGATGTGGTTTTGTCAACTGAGGAAATGATACAAAGAATTATTGATCAGTATTATGGTTCAATTGGCAGCACGCAGGAATTAATAAAAGGTTTAACTGAAGAAAAGATGGAGGAGCAGTTAAAGCAGGGTAAGCGTTTGTCTGATATTGCTGAGGAAGCTCCTGTAATTAAGTTAGTCAATTTAATAATTATGCAGGCTGTTAAAGAAAGGGCCAGCGATATCCATATTGAGCCCGGAGAAAGTTCAGTGTTAATCCGCTTTAGAGTAGATGGCATTCTCCATGAAGCTCAGAATATCCCAAAACATCTGCAAAGCGCTCTTTGTTCCCGTGTTAAAATAATGGCCAAGATGGATATTTCCCAGACGCGTATTCCCCAGGACGGCAGAATCCAGCTAAAAATGGAAAATAAAAATTTGGATTTGAGGGTTTCAACTTTTCCGACTATGCACGGGGAAAACATTGTTTTAAGGATTCTGGATAAAACATCAGTGCTCTTGGGGCTTGCGGAATTAGGGTTTCAAGAATTGGATTTAAAAGCTTTTGATAAATTGATTAAACATCCGAATGGGATAATTTTGGTTACAGGGCCAACAGGCTCCGGTAAAACTACCACGCTTTACGCAGCACTCTCTACAATAAATGATATAGGTAAGAATATAATTACGATTGAAGACCCCGTGGAATATGAAATCCCTCTTATCCGGCAAACCCAGGTTAATGTTCAGGCAGGTCTTACTTTTGCAAATGGTTTGAGGAGCATCTTAAGGCAGGACCCGGATATTGTTATGGTCGGAGAGATTCGTGATAAAGAAACAGCAGAGATTGCGATTCAGGCATCATTAACAGGGCATTTGGTTTTGTCAACTTTGCATACAAACGATGCCGCAAGTTCTCTTACGCGTTTACTGGATATGGGGATTGAGCCTTATCTGATCGCAAGTTCTGTTATAGGTATTCTGGCGCAGAGATTAGTAAGAGTAATTTGCCCCAAATGCAAAGTTAATTATACCCCTTCGGAAGAAGTTATCAAGGACTTGAATATTGAAGAAAAGGTTGAATTTTCCCGTGGGAAGGGTTGTATGCACTGTAAGAATACCGGGTACATGGGAAGAAAAGGCATTTTTGAGCTTTTAGTTATTAATGATGAGATTAAAAATCTGGTTACTGCTAAAGCAAATGCAGCCCAAATTAAGAAAGTGGCTGTATCAAACGGCATGCGTACACTATATGAAGATGGTATTGAGAAAATAAAAAAAGGCATTACTACCGCAGAAGAGGTCTTAAGGGTTACTGAAGAAGCGTAATAAATAATTAATCCCTACCCGCATCTTTGCTTATCGGCACCTTGGCATAATAAATGATTGCCAAATATGCCCTTTCTGGGCAGAAGGCAAAGAGTGCCTTTGGTAGGGCAAACAGGGCAGGGCTTGTGCCCGGGAGGTAAAGTATGGCGATTTTGATGGGATTTGCAATAATAACACTAATCTTAGGGCTGCTTTTTATCGGAGGACAAGATGTCTTAAAGAAATTATCAGATGGCATGAACAAAATTGTGATTGAGTTTAAGGCTCCCTCGGAAAAGGAAAGTAAATTTGTTGGAGTTTTCCTGATTGTATTTTCCATTGTTTTGTTTTTTGTCGCCTCTCGTTTAAGATAGCAAGGAAGCTATGCCTAATTTTAAGTATAAAGCTAGAGACAGCTTTTCAAGGTTAGTAAATGGAGTAATCGCTGCAGAAAACAAGGATCATGGCGTGAAAAAACTGCAGGATATGGGGTATGTTATAATTTCTCTTTCCGAGGTTTCAGAAATCAATCCCCTTACGCTTCTAAAACGGTTTGAAAGGGTGGGCCTTGAGGAACTAAATATTTTTACCCGCCAGCTTTACTCCTTACAGAAAGCAGGTCTTCCTTTATTGTCAAGCCTTGAAGCGGTTGCGCTGCAAACTAAAAGCAGGTATTTTAAGACAGTGATTATGGATATTGCCCGGAATATCCGGGGAGGGTCAAGTTTTTCTTCGAGTTTAAAAGAATATAATAATATTTTTGATGAAGTATATGTCAGCATGATTAAAGCAGCGGAGATCGGTGGAAATATTGTAAGTATCCTTGAGAGACTAAATAGCCTTATTGAACAGCAGATTGATACAAGAGCCCGGATTAAGGCAGCTACAAGATATCCGATGATTGCTTTTTTTGTGTTATGCGTTGGATTTTTAATCGTGGTTACTTTTGTCATCCCGCGATTTGCGATGATTTATGGCCAGTTTAATGCCACACTTCCTTTGCCAACTAGGATTTTGATTTTTATAAGTGTATTGATTCAGAAATTCTGGTTTTTGTTTATTTTGGGTTTAATAGGGGCAATTATCGCTTTTAGGGCATTTATTTCTTCTAAATTGGGCCGTCCTATTTGGGATAATTTTAAGTTAAAGGTTCCGATTTTAGGCCCGTTGGTTAATTTGTTAATAATGTCTCGTTTTGCGAGAGTTACATCAATACTGATGAAAAGCGGAGTGCCTATTTTGGAAGTCCTGGATTTAACTTCAAGAACTTCCGGAAATATAATAATTTCTCGCGCGATTCTTAATATCAGGGAAAGTGTTAGCCAGGGTAGAGGGCTTTCTGAGCCAATGAAAGTAAGTAATCTGTTCCCTCCAGTTGTAGTGCAAATGATCGCCGTCGGAGAACAAACGGGAAGAGTTGATGAGCTGCTTTTTAGTGTTGCTGATTATTATGACCGTGACGCAGCCTATATGATAAAGAATTTAAGTACTTACATTGAACCAATACTGATTTTGGTTTTAGGTTGCATGGTTTTACTTATGGCTCTGGCAATATTCTTGCCAATGTGGAACCTGATTAGAGTTTTTAGGTCTTCTTAAAAGGTATGTTTAGCCTAAAGGTAAAACGTTCATTCTCGGTTTTTGAATTGATGGTTGTTTCTTGTGTTATATTTATTCTTATAGGTTTATTCGCGAATTATTTCAACATTGTTTTGAGAGCGGGAAGGGAAGAGGCGTTAAAAAACGAACTGATGAATTTGCGGCTGGCAATTCAGCATTATCAAATTAATAATAATTCATTTCCTGTTTCGCTTCAGGAACTTACAAATATTAAGTTGACACCAAAGGATTTTAGCTATAAAATTATGTATAAGTATCTTAATTATTATAGGGTTATGAAAGATGGAACTTTAGTTGACCCTTTTCTTAATAGATACGCTTATGATAAAAATAAAGGCCAGGTTAACTCAACTACAAAAGGATATGAAAGGTGGTGAGAAGATGAGAATAGCAGGGAAAAAGAAAGGTTTTACGCTAATTGAATTGGTAATGGTAATTACAATATTAGGTATTCTTTCGGCTGTAGCATTGCCCACATTCTGGAATCTTCAAGAGGATGCTAAGAGAGCTGCTTGTAGAGGTGCTTTGGGCGGCCTGCGTAGCGGTATTTCTATTTGGTATGCTAAGACCGCAGCTTCTGGCGCGGCAAGCTTTCCTACAGGCGCTGAGTTATCTTCTTCTCCGGGTGGCGTAATGCAGTTTGGTATTCCGGTTAATCCTTACAATAGCCAAAGTAATATTCTAGTTTCCTCTTCAATTAGTACTTCGTTAACAAACGGCTGGATTTATAATGATACTACCGGGCAGATTTATTCTGCTGCATTGCAAACAGTTGGTTCTAATTTTTAATTGATTTTTAAAGAGTGTTTATTTTATGGCTGATTTTTTAAGTAATTTTTAAAGAATCAGCCATAAATATTTTATTTATAAAAATGCCTTCCAAAAAGATTAAAAATCTTATTCTTGTTTTGTTGCTAGCTGCTATTAGCTTTGGTATTTATTTTAATTCCCTCCAAGGGGGTTTCCTGATTGATGATTTTTCCGGGATATCTAACAACCCTGTTATTCAAAACTTAAAAAATTTCATCAGCA contains:
- a CDS encoding response regulator, whose amino-acid sequence is MGKKKILVVDDEPSLVEMLKMRLELNDFNVVTASDGQEGMLKAKSEKPDLILLDILMPNMDGYSFVREIKADESLRNTNVIVLTAKAGMKDLFAIEGIKHYVEKPFEYSDLLAKINSLLG
- a CDS encoding response regulator, with the protein product MDKKRILVVDDESQLVELIQMRLEANGFEVITAYNGQEALDKARQEKPDLIILDLMLPKIDGYKVCRMLKFDEKYKNIPVILFTARAQEDDIILGQKVGGDAYITKPFDPDALLAKIKELLK
- a CDS encoding response regulator, translating into MEKKKILIVDDEKDLVDSVKIALEVNHYAVFAAYDGEQAFQMVEEVNPDLIVLDIMLPKKDGFQVCEQLKKDPKYANIPVIMLTAKEQEEDIKLAKKVGANAYISKPFEIGLLFYNITNLLK
- a CDS encoding response regulator codes for the protein MEKKKILVVDDEEDLIKFVKVRLEANNYEVFFAYDGQEALNVIDEVNPDLLILDIMLPKKNGYEVCEKLKKDPKYSHLPILMLTAKDQQRDVDLAKEMGADAFICKPFEAELLLYDIKNLLHLS
- the gspE gene encoding type II secretion system ATPase GspE; translation: MSKSVNIDVLLKKGVVTQDQINSAKEEAAKTGMTIDKALERLGFISQVDIGNIIADSIGVPFIDLSDYLIDPDVIKFIPESIAMKYRVVPLFKIGDSLTIAMADPQDIIAMDEIRIKSGLSSIDVVLSTEEMIQRIIDQYYGSIGSTQELIKGLTEEKMEEQLKQGKRLSDIAEEAPVIKLVNLIIMQAVKERASDIHIEPGESSVLIRFRVDGILHEAQNIPKHLQSALCSRVKIMAKMDISQTRIPQDGRIQLKMENKNLDLRVSTFPTMHGENIVLRILDKTSVLLGLAELGFQELDLKAFDKLIKHPNGIILVTGPTGSGKTTTLYAALSTINDIGKNIITIEDPVEYEIPLIRQTQVNVQAGLTFANGLRSILRQDPDIVMVGEIRDKETAEIAIQASLTGHLVLSTLHTNDAASSLTRLLDMGIEPYLIASSVIGILAQRLVRVICPKCKVNYTPSEEVIKDLNIEEKVEFSRGKGCMHCKNTGYMGRKGIFELLVINDEIKNLVTAKANAAQIKKVAVSNGMRTLYEDGIEKIKKGITTAEEVLRVTEEA
- a CDS encoding type II secretion system F family protein: MPNFKYKARDSFSRLVNGVIAAENKDHGVKKLQDMGYVIISLSEVSEINPLTLLKRFERVGLEELNIFTRQLYSLQKAGLPLLSSLEAVALQTKSRYFKTVIMDIARNIRGGSSFSSSLKEYNNIFDEVYVSMIKAAEIGGNIVSILERLNSLIEQQIDTRARIKAATRYPMIAFFVLCVGFLIVVTFVIPRFAMIYGQFNATLPLPTRILIFISVLIQKFWFLFILGLIGAIIAFRAFISSKLGRPIWDNFKLKVPILGPLVNLLIMSRFARVTSILMKSGVPILEVLDLTSRTSGNIIISRAILNIRESVSQGRGLSEPMKVSNLFPPVVVQMIAVGEQTGRVDELLFSVADYYDRDAAYMIKNLSTYIEPILILVLGCMVLLMALAIFLPMWNLIRVFRSS
- a CDS encoding type II secretion system protein GspG, coding for MFSLKVKRSFSVFELMVVSCVIFILIGLFANYFNIVLRAGREEALKNELMNLRLAIQHYQINNNSFPVSLQELTNIKLTPKDFSYKIMYKYLNYYRVMKDGTLVDPFLNRYAYDKNKGQVNSTTKGYERW
- a CDS encoding prepilin-type N-terminal cleavage/methylation domain-containing protein, whose amino-acid sequence is MIKIKARLTQLQKDMKGGEKMRIAGKKKGFTLIELVMVITILGILSAVALPTFWNLQEDAKRAACRGALGGLRSGISIWYAKTAASGAASFPTGAELSSSPGGVMQFGIPVNPYNSQSNILVSSSISTSLTNGWIYNDTTGQIYSAALQTVGSNF